From the Candidatus Binatia bacterium genome, one window contains:
- a CDS encoding N-acetylmuramoyl-L-alanine amidase yields MARPVLASILTLALIFAPASGRAQSTHRAIIERVEWEVSDTGARVIVVVKGKVDYSTHTAGAAPESGLPARAYVDLKPAQLGSAITREPIPVNDRLVRRIRIGQFNEDTTRIVVDLAEPALFHVTTADRPARLILKLVPPRGGAGAKPAPQPPPRAAAPTRAPRATPRNRTPEPSPSPSPRPTPPPTPVPAARPTPSPRPSPSPSPTVSAPKYTIVIDPGHGGKDPGARGITGDQEKGVTLAIAKLVAQRLESDPHTNVVLTRSTDDTVSLGQRTAIANAQGADLFVSIHANASESASAVGIETYTLNNSDDQATIRLAALENGLAATGAARDESDLAYILSDLLQTGKEDESIALAEAVQGGLVSYLGGRWRSVADLGVKRGPFYVLVGAYMPCVLVEVGFLTHPTEGQRVASKKYQRDLAEGITRGIRQFLSSADASANL; encoded by the coding sequence GTGGCGCGCCCCGTGTTGGCGTCGATCCTGACGCTCGCGTTGATCTTCGCGCCGGCAAGCGGGAGAGCGCAGTCGACGCATCGGGCGATCATCGAGCGTGTGGAATGGGAGGTTTCCGACACGGGTGCGCGTGTGATCGTGGTCGTGAAGGGAAAGGTCGATTACAGCACGCACACCGCCGGCGCCGCGCCGGAGTCGGGCCTGCCGGCACGAGCGTACGTCGATCTGAAGCCGGCGCAGCTCGGCAGTGCGATCACGCGCGAGCCGATTCCGGTGAACGACCGACTCGTCCGTCGAATTCGAATCGGCCAGTTTAACGAGGATACGACTCGGATCGTCGTCGACCTGGCCGAGCCTGCGCTCTTCCATGTGACGACCGCGGACCGCCCGGCCCGCTTGATTCTGAAGCTCGTGCCGCCTCGCGGGGGTGCGGGTGCGAAGCCGGCACCTCAGCCGCCACCGCGCGCCGCGGCGCCCACGCGCGCGCCGCGAGCGACGCCCCGTAACCGTACCCCGGAACCGTCGCCGAGCCCCTCTCCCCGCCCGACGCCGCCGCCGACGCCGGTACCGGCCGCACGTCCCACGCCGTCGCCGCGGCCGTCTCCGTCGCCCTCACCGACGGTGTCGGCGCCGAAGTACACGATCGTCATCGACCCGGGGCACGGCGGGAAGGACCCCGGAGCACGTGGTATCACCGGAGACCAGGAGAAGGGAGTTACGCTCGCGATCGCGAAGCTCGTCGCACAACGCCTCGAATCGGACCCGCACACCAACGTCGTCCTGACCCGGTCGACGGACGACACGGTGAGCCTGGGGCAGCGCACGGCAATCGCGAACGCACAGGGCGCGGACCTGTTCGTTTCGATTCATGCGAATGCGAGCGAGAGTGCATCGGCCGTCGGCATCGAGACGTACACCCTGAACAACTCGGACGATCAGGCCACGATCCGTCTGGCCGCTCTCGAGAACGGCTTGGCGGCGACCGGTGCGGCCCGGGACGAAAGCGACCTCGCCTACATCCTGAGCGACCTCCTACAAACGGGGAAAGAGGATGAGTCGATCGCCCTTGCCGAGGCTGTGCAGGGCGGGCTGGTCAGCTACCTTGGTGGCAGGTGGAGAAGCGTTGCGGATCTCGGGGTGAAAAGGGGCCCCTTTTACGTGCTTGTCGGAGCCTACATGCCGTGTGTTCTCGTCGAGGTGGGATTTCTGACGCACCCGACCGAGGGCCAGCGGGTGGCGTCCAAGAAGTACCAGCGAGATCTGGCCGAGGGGATTACACGTGGCATCCGGCAGTTCCTGAGTTCGGCGGATGCCAGCGCCAATCTCTGA